In a single window of the Myxococcaceae bacterium JPH2 genome:
- a CDS encoding multidrug efflux RND transporter permease subunit gives MFTDFFINRPVFASVLSILITLVGAISIPALSIEQYPDLALPQVQVTATYIGAAAETVESAVTTVLERQLNGVEGMRYMSSSSTNDGASSIIVTFDPERNIDLAAVDVQNRVSTATPQLPAAVNSLGVTVAKAQTQLLMAFGIYDKNGRYDTEFLSNYADVYIRDALLRVKGVGDVRIFGERRLAMRLWLDPTQLARRKLTASDVVAALREQNVQVGGGKVGQPPAPEGQTYQLTLRVAGQLTSAEQFGELVVQRGQDGSLVRLKDVGRAELGAENYQQLLRFNGQEAVGLGIFQLPGSNALQVRDGVVKELERLKATFPPGLTYQAAFDTTLAVQASIEEVVKALCEAIALVVLVIFIFLHGWRSVLVAVTTLPVSLVGTFAFVNVFGFSLNTLTLLGLTLATGLVVDDAIVVIENVERVMGVDNVGPREATHRGMRQVAGVVVATALVLSAVFVPVSFFPGTTGAIYKQFALTIAFSISLSALVALTLSPALCARLLRPHEGQKVKLARQFDAALMRFQRGYGKLLGLLLGKWRWPVVGVFLLLIFATGFLYARTPSGFIPDEDQGYIIVAVQGPEGTSLDYTRQVLLQTEAVLKKEPEVADIFTVGGFSLLGTGSNYGTLFVNLHPWEDRKKKSQSVSGLIDRLRMPLLAIGGARVLPFQPPAIRGVGSVGGFEFVLEDQLGGRSLDELAQATQTLVGRASQDKQLTGIFSSYTANTPLLDVKVDREKAKSLGVPLDSLFSTLQVYLGSQYVNDFTFANRVYRVYVQAAMPFRSEPRDIGSFYVRAQSGQMVPLEALVKVTPVTSAQNISHYNLFRSATINGQGAPGVSTGTALTQMESVAQQALPAGYSFEWTGLSAEQKAAGGKVLIIFALGIVFVFLVLSAQYESFSLPFVVMLAVPVAILGALLLQNARSLVNDVFCQVGLVMLVGLASKNAILIVEFGEQLRAQGQGVVESAVNAAETRLRPILMTSFAFLFGVVPLMVASGAGAASRKSMGTAVFGGMLFSTFVNLIFIPVLYAIVEGARSRLLKRREHAGPGEGSPPAEPPRPQPV, from the coding sequence ATGTTCACCGACTTCTTCATCAACCGCCCCGTCTTCGCCAGCGTGCTCTCCATCCTCATCACGCTGGTGGGAGCCATCTCCATCCCCGCGCTGTCCATCGAGCAATACCCCGACCTGGCGCTGCCCCAGGTGCAGGTGACGGCCACGTACATCGGCGCGGCGGCGGAGACGGTGGAGAGCGCCGTCACCACCGTGCTGGAGCGCCAGCTCAACGGCGTGGAGGGCATGCGCTACATGTCCTCGTCCAGCACCAACGACGGCGCCAGCAGCATCATCGTCACGTTCGATCCGGAGCGGAACATCGACCTGGCCGCGGTGGACGTGCAGAACCGCGTATCCACGGCGACGCCGCAGTTGCCCGCGGCCGTCAACTCGCTGGGCGTCACGGTGGCCAAGGCGCAGACGCAGCTGCTCATGGCCTTCGGCATCTATGACAAGAACGGCCGCTACGACACGGAGTTCCTCAGCAACTACGCGGACGTCTACATCCGCGACGCGCTCTTGCGCGTGAAGGGCGTGGGCGACGTGCGCATCTTCGGCGAGCGCCGACTGGCCATGCGCCTGTGGCTGGACCCCACCCAGCTGGCGCGGCGCAAGCTGACCGCGTCGGACGTGGTGGCGGCGCTGCGCGAGCAGAACGTGCAGGTGGGCGGCGGCAAGGTGGGCCAACCCCCCGCCCCCGAGGGCCAGACGTACCAGCTCACCTTGCGCGTGGCGGGACAGCTCACCTCGGCGGAGCAGTTCGGCGAGCTGGTGGTGCAGCGCGGCCAGGACGGCTCGCTGGTGCGCTTGAAGGACGTGGGCCGCGCGGAGCTGGGCGCGGAGAACTACCAGCAGCTCTTGCGCTTCAACGGCCAGGAGGCGGTGGGCCTGGGCATCTTCCAGCTCCCCGGCTCCAACGCGCTCCAGGTGCGCGACGGCGTGGTGAAGGAGCTGGAGCGGCTGAAGGCGACCTTCCCGCCCGGGCTCACGTACCAGGCCGCCTTTGACACCACGCTCGCGGTGCAGGCCTCCATCGAGGAGGTGGTCAAGGCGCTGTGCGAGGCCATCGCGCTGGTGGTGCTCGTCATCTTCATCTTCCTGCATGGCTGGCGCAGCGTGCTGGTGGCCGTGACGACGCTGCCGGTGTCGCTGGTGGGCACCTTCGCGTTCGTGAACGTGTTCGGGTTCTCGCTCAACACGCTGACCCTCCTGGGCCTCACGCTGGCCACGGGCCTCGTGGTGGATGACGCCATCGTCGTCATCGAGAACGTCGAGCGCGTGATGGGCGTGGACAACGTGGGCCCGCGCGAGGCCACGCACCGAGGCATGCGCCAGGTGGCCGGCGTGGTGGTGGCCACGGCGCTGGTGCTGTCCGCCGTGTTCGTCCCCGTGTCCTTCTTCCCCGGCACCACGGGCGCCATCTACAAGCAGTTCGCCCTCACCATCGCCTTCTCCATCAGCCTCTCCGCGCTGGTGGCCCTCACCCTCTCCCCCGCGCTGTGCGCGCGGCTCCTGCGCCCGCACGAGGGGCAGAAGGTGAAGCTGGCGCGCCAGTTCGACGCGGCGCTCATGCGCTTCCAGCGCGGCTACGGCAAGCTCTTGGGGCTGCTGCTGGGCAAGTGGCGCTGGCCCGTGGTGGGCGTCTTCCTCCTCCTCATCTTCGCCACGGGCTTCCTGTACGCGCGCACGCCCAGCGGCTTCATCCCGGACGAGGACCAGGGCTACATCATCGTCGCGGTGCAGGGCCCGGAGGGCACGTCGCTCGACTACACGCGACAGGTGCTGCTGCAGACGGAGGCCGTGCTGAAGAAGGAGCCGGAGGTCGCGGACATCTTCACCGTGGGCGGCTTCTCGCTGCTGGGCACGGGCTCCAACTACGGCACCCTCTTCGTCAACCTCCACCCGTGGGAGGACCGCAAGAAGAAGAGCCAGAGCGTCTCCGGGTTGATTGACCGGCTCCGCATGCCGCTGCTCGCCATCGGCGGCGCGCGCGTGCTGCCCTTCCAGCCTCCCGCCATCCGCGGCGTGGGCAGCGTGGGCGGCTTCGAGTTCGTGCTGGAGGATCAGCTCGGCGGGCGCTCGCTCGACGAGCTGGCCCAGGCGACCCAGACGCTGGTGGGCCGCGCCTCGCAGGACAAGCAGCTCACGGGCATCTTCTCGTCGTACACCGCGAACACGCCGCTGCTGGACGTGAAGGTGGACCGCGAGAAGGCCAAGTCGCTGGGCGTGCCGCTGGACTCCCTCTTCTCCACGCTCCAGGTCTATCTGGGCAGCCAGTACGTCAACGACTTCACCTTCGCCAACCGCGTGTACCGGGTGTACGTGCAGGCGGCCATGCCGTTCCGCAGCGAGCCCCGGGACATCGGCTCCTTCTACGTGCGCGCGCAGTCCGGACAGATGGTGCCGCTGGAGGCGCTGGTGAAGGTGACGCCCGTCACGAGCGCGCAGAACATCTCGCACTACAACCTGTTCCGCTCGGCCACCATCAACGGCCAGGGCGCGCCCGGCGTCAGCACCGGCACGGCCCTCACGCAGATGGAGTCCGTGGCCCAGCAGGCCCTGCCCGCCGGCTACTCGTTTGAGTGGACGGGCCTGTCCGCCGAGCAAAAGGCGGCGGGTGGCAAGGTCCTCATCATCTTCGCGCTGGGCATCGTCTTCGTGTTCCTGGTGCTGTCCGCGCAGTACGAGAGCTTCTCCCTGCCCTTCGTGGTGATGCTCGCGGTGCCCGTGGCCATCCTGGGTGCGCTGCTCTTGCAGAACGCGCGTTCTCTGGTGAACGACGTCTTCTGCCAGGTGGGGCTGGTGATGCTGGTGGGCCTGGCCAGCAAGAACGCCATCCTCATCGTCGAGTTCGGTGAGCAACTGCGCGCGCAGGGGCAGGGCGTGGTGGAGTCCGCCGTCAACGCCGCCGAGACGCGCCTGCGGCCCATCCTGATGACGTCCTTCGCGTTCCTCTTCGGCGTGGTGCCGCTCATGGTGGCCTCGGGGGCGGGCGCGGCGTCGCGCAAGTCGATGGGCACCGCGGTGTTCGGTGGAATGCTCTTCTCCACCTTCGTCAACCTCATCTTCATCCCGGTGCTGTACGCCATCGTCGAGGGCGCCCGCTCTCGCCTGCTCAAGCGCCGCGAGCACGCCGGCCCCGGAGAGGGCTCGCCGCCCGCCGAGCCGCCTCGCCCGCAGCCTGTGTAA
- a CDS encoding phosphotransferase family protein → MTAEWQDKTREVRQGEELDAAWLERFLKEKLPELSGPLGVEQFPGGHSNLTYLLRVGEREMVLRRPPFGAKNIKAGHDMEREYRILSHLMPVFPRVPKPLVFCPEDGSPLGAPFYVMERVRGVILRGRPPKGLSLGEADYRRLSESFVDNLVALHAVDLQASGLASLGKPEGYLGRQVQGWTERYQKSKTDDLPEMEEVATWLAANLPPDTGAGATFIHNDYKYDNLVLDPDDLSRIRAVLDWEMATVADPLSDLGMALAYWIEPNDPEVLRSLGIGLTSQPGNLSREELVARYEEKSGRRVHHLSFYFVLALFKVAVIAQQIYARFKRGYTKDERFAGLIFAVAVLGRLAAKAIESGGVKPPASL, encoded by the coding sequence ATGACGGCGGAATGGCAGGACAAGACGCGCGAGGTGCGGCAGGGCGAGGAGCTCGACGCGGCGTGGCTGGAGCGCTTCCTCAAGGAGAAGCTGCCGGAGCTGAGCGGCCCGCTCGGGGTGGAGCAGTTCCCCGGCGGCCACTCGAATCTCACGTACCTCTTGCGCGTGGGCGAGCGCGAGATGGTCCTGCGCCGTCCGCCCTTCGGCGCGAAGAACATCAAGGCCGGGCACGACATGGAGCGCGAGTACCGCATCCTGTCCCACTTGATGCCCGTATTCCCGCGCGTGCCCAAGCCGCTGGTGTTCTGTCCCGAGGACGGCTCTCCGCTCGGCGCGCCCTTCTACGTGATGGAGCGCGTGCGCGGCGTCATCCTCCGAGGCCGTCCCCCCAAGGGCCTGTCGCTGGGCGAAGCGGACTACCGCCGCCTGTCCGAGTCCTTCGTGGACAACCTCGTGGCGCTGCACGCGGTGGACCTTCAGGCCTCCGGGTTGGCCTCGCTCGGCAAGCCCGAGGGCTATCTGGGGCGGCAGGTGCAGGGCTGGACCGAGCGCTACCAGAAGTCGAAGACGGATGATTTGCCGGAGATGGAGGAGGTGGCGACGTGGCTCGCGGCGAACCTCCCGCCGGACACGGGCGCGGGCGCCACGTTCATCCACAACGACTACAAATACGACAACCTGGTGTTGGACCCCGACGACCTCTCGCGCATCCGCGCGGTGCTCGACTGGGAGATGGCCACGGTGGCGGATCCGCTGTCGGACCTGGGCATGGCGCTGGCGTATTGGATTGAGCCCAATGACCCGGAGGTGCTGCGCTCGTTGGGCATTGGCCTGACGTCCCAGCCCGGCAACCTCAGCCGCGAGGAGTTGGTGGCTCGCTACGAAGAGAAGAGCGGGCGCCGCGTGCACCACCTCTCGTTCTACTTCGTGCTCGCGCTGTTCAAGGTCGCGGTGATTGCCCAGCAGATCTACGCGCGCTTCAAGCGCGGCTACACGAAGGACGAGCGCTTCGCCGGCCTCATCTTCGCCGTCGCAGTGTTGGGACGACTGGCGGCCAAGGCCATCGAGAGCGGTGGCGTGAAGCCCCCCGCCAGTCTGTAG
- a CDS encoding DUF427 domain-containing protein produces MPVAKWNGVVLAESDECEKVEGNWYFPPHAIRREHFQPSQTQTNCAWKGTASYFDVVVNGQRNKDAAWFYPAPKDAAANIKDYVAFWRGVSVEG; encoded by the coding sequence ATGCCCGTCGCGAAGTGGAACGGCGTCGTCCTCGCGGAGAGTGACGAGTGCGAGAAGGTGGAAGGCAACTGGTACTTCCCGCCGCACGCCATCCGCCGCGAGCACTTCCAGCCGAGCCAGACGCAGACGAACTGCGCCTGGAAGGGCACCGCGAGCTACTTCGACGTCGTGGTGAACGGGCAGCGCAACAAGGACGCCGCCTGGTTCTATCCCGCGCCCAAGGACGCCGCCGCCAACATCAAGGACTACGTGGCCTTCTGGCGGGGCGTCTCCGTCGAAGGCTGA
- a CDS encoding efflux RND transporter periplasmic adaptor subunit — protein sequence MRLVSGWGRWGMVLALVAGCHDKDASKQQGAAAGKALPVQVLSVKPGPVLDSVEYVGTLISRRSITVFPQVAGYVETIPVRPGDTVKQGQVLLVVDPRQVKANLRAIEAQRASAIANREYARRTRQRSEQLLKEGLTSRQDYDQAVAQAEQAEAQARSSEAQIQAQQVQLGFYNVSAPFSGTVGDIPVKIGDYVTPQSVLTRVDQSLALELSVQVPVERAAHVEVGKTPMEVLDGEGKPVVRAPVFFVAPTPNTGTQLVEVKAAFDNTAKLRAGQLVRAQIIYSARDALKMPTAAVTHQGTESFAMVVAQGDGGTIVKRTPVDLGRIQGNDYEILGGLDAGTQVVVSSLQLLRDGMPIQPKEAPPPSERTGTGGGADAGQ from the coding sequence ATGCGATTGGTGAGCGGCTGGGGGCGATGGGGCATGGTGCTGGCCCTCGTGGCGGGGTGCCACGACAAGGACGCGAGCAAGCAGCAGGGCGCGGCGGCGGGCAAGGCGCTCCCCGTGCAGGTGCTGTCGGTGAAGCCGGGCCCGGTGCTCGACTCCGTCGAGTACGTGGGCACGCTCATCTCCCGGCGCAGCATCACCGTCTTCCCGCAGGTGGCCGGCTACGTCGAGACCATCCCCGTGCGCCCCGGGGACACGGTGAAGCAAGGCCAGGTGCTCCTGGTGGTGGATCCGCGGCAGGTGAAGGCCAACCTGCGCGCCATCGAGGCCCAGCGCGCGTCCGCCATCGCCAACCGCGAGTACGCGCGCCGCACGCGCCAGCGCAGCGAGCAGCTCCTCAAGGAGGGCCTCACCAGCCGCCAGGACTATGACCAGGCCGTGGCGCAGGCCGAGCAGGCCGAGGCCCAGGCCCGCTCCTCCGAGGCGCAGATTCAAGCCCAGCAGGTGCAACTGGGTTTCTACAACGTGAGCGCGCCCTTCTCGGGCACGGTGGGCGACATCCCGGTGAAGATTGGCGACTACGTCACGCCGCAGTCGGTGCTGACGCGGGTGGACCAGAGCCTGGCGCTGGAGCTGTCGGTGCAGGTGCCGGTGGAGCGCGCCGCCCACGTGGAGGTGGGCAAGACGCCCATGGAGGTGCTGGACGGAGAGGGCAAGCCGGTGGTGCGCGCGCCCGTCTTCTTCGTCGCGCCCACGCCCAACACCGGCACGCAACTGGTGGAGGTGAAGGCCGCCTTCGACAACACGGCCAAGCTGCGCGCGGGCCAGCTCGTGCGCGCGCAGATCATCTACTCCGCGCGCGACGCGCTGAAGATGCCCACCGCCGCGGTCACCCACCAAGGCACCGAGTCCTTCGCCATGGTGGTGGCGCAGGGGGACGGCGGCACCATCGTGAAGCGCACGCCCGTGGACCTGGGCCGCATCCAAGGCAACGACTACGAAATCCTCGGAGGCTTGGACGCGGGCACGCAGGTGGTGGTGAGCAGCCTGCAACTGCTGCGAGACGGCATGCCCATCCAGCCCAAGGAAGCGCCCCCACCATCCGAGCGAACCGGAACCGGCGGCGGCGCGGACGCGGGTCAGTGA
- a CDS encoding histidine phosphatase family protein, with the protein MSQLTIVRHGQTTGPLEDRDRLSPLGHEQAAQLGRVWAAERRALTHVFVGPARRHHQTCDAVGTAYREAGLSFPTPVELPGLDEYPAERLFRVLLPELAQRDARARALLEQRAEGDDGERLLFRLLEPLGLGWARDELTHASVERWGEFVARVEGALLRILRDAGRGATVAAFTSAGPTAVATGWSLGATGERVFTLSLSVRNVSCTDFLFAGDRLSLQGFNDVAHLTGEARTLR; encoded by the coding sequence GTGAGCCAGCTCACCATCGTTCGCCACGGGCAAACGACCGGCCCGTTGGAGGACAGGGACCGGTTGTCCCCGCTGGGACACGAACAGGCCGCGCAGCTCGGCCGTGTCTGGGCCGCCGAGCGCCGCGCGCTCACCCACGTCTTCGTGGGTCCCGCGCGGCGACACCACCAGACGTGCGACGCGGTGGGCACCGCGTATCGCGAGGCGGGCCTGTCCTTCCCCACGCCGGTGGAGCTGCCCGGCCTGGACGAGTACCCCGCGGAGCGCCTCTTCCGCGTGCTGCTGCCGGAGCTGGCTCAGCGCGATGCGCGCGCACGCGCCCTGCTGGAGCAGCGCGCCGAAGGCGACGACGGTGAGCGGCTGTTGTTCCGCCTGTTGGAGCCGCTGGGCCTGGGGTGGGCGCGGGATGAGCTGACCCACGCCTCGGTGGAGCGCTGGGGCGAGTTTGTCGCGCGAGTGGAGGGCGCGCTCCTGCGCATCCTGCGCGACGCGGGGCGAGGCGCCACGGTGGCGGCGTTCACCTCGGCGGGGCCCACGGCGGTGGCCACGGGATGGTCGCTGGGCGCGACGGGCGAGCGCGTCTTCACGCTGAGCCTGTCCGTGCGCAACGTGTCCTGCACGGACTTCCTCTTCGCGGGGGATCGGCTGTCGCTCCAGGGCTTCAATGACGTGGCTCATCTGACGGGCGAGGCCCGCACGTTGCGCTGA
- a CDS encoding HEAT repeat domain-containing protein encodes MRPSRPVLLSLAALVAVGAAVGIVTSQRASPSAPPPAVSPPPAPVAAAVPDAGTVTAAVAPEKPGASALPPANAFAGSAVCADCHEDEHTAWHKDWHARALSPATKEYVVGTFANAHFKGESSEAWMHHDGAQYLMRTQGRDGQLGEWPVQWLVGGKRMQDPVTVLSDGRWQVLPIYFHVTGKGAWVDYSEAKQGALTPDHPFFWANFARSAQHACLDCHVTGLDARYDRANHQWSTRFIDPGVACESCHGPGARHAETQDPADIVQPRKLAKDAQLAVCTQCHGPRRTLFPMLDAAHRFQPGQRYEDHYQPMVLMVGGERSGDFFSDGRPSTSSFEYQALIQSRCHTQGGATCLTCHTAPHEPHAADELQKPKVKAASVGAATCQGCHADIVAEGAKHTHHQAAAAQDCIACHMPSVVSGVLDKFADHAIDVPAPQNTARHDIPNACGTCHAKQSPESLGQSLAKWWPQAEQRQQRRLRLADAFDEKGAEGSAPALEAVLRDTSEAPSLRGAAAELLSRRFKKAAIPTLRAVLKDSTDDLLRCNLIDGLASVGAKEAADDLLPLLNDRSLWVRQTAAITLGSFGDVRALPALQALATQPETSGLVQPHVLLGQLAIRRRDAATATREFERALDLQPYNAEVLVRLADLYVVQGNPTHGKELLEEALRFDPQSRGAKQRLSMLQSGR; translated from the coding sequence ATGCGCCCCTCTCGTCCTGTCCTGCTCTCCCTCGCGGCCCTCGTTGCAGTCGGGGCGGCCGTGGGAATCGTGACCTCGCAGCGCGCGTCCCCGTCCGCGCCGCCGCCCGCCGTGTCGCCGCCGCCCGCGCCCGTCGCGGCGGCCGTGCCGGACGCGGGGACCGTCACTGCCGCCGTCGCGCCCGAGAAGCCCGGGGCGAGCGCGCTGCCGCCGGCGAATGCCTTCGCGGGCTCGGCCGTGTGCGCGGACTGCCACGAGGACGAGCACACCGCGTGGCACAAGGACTGGCACGCGCGCGCCCTGTCCCCCGCCACGAAGGAGTACGTGGTCGGCACCTTCGCCAACGCCCACTTCAAGGGCGAGTCGAGCGAGGCGTGGATGCACCACGACGGCGCGCAGTACCTGATGCGCACACAGGGCCGCGACGGACAGCTCGGGGAGTGGCCCGTGCAGTGGCTCGTGGGCGGCAAGCGCATGCAGGACCCCGTCACGGTGCTGAGCGACGGCCGCTGGCAGGTGCTGCCCATCTACTTCCACGTCACGGGCAAGGGCGCGTGGGTGGACTACTCGGAGGCCAAGCAGGGCGCGCTGACGCCGGACCATCCCTTCTTCTGGGCCAACTTCGCGCGCAGCGCCCAGCACGCGTGCCTGGACTGCCACGTCACCGGATTGGACGCGCGCTACGACCGCGCCAATCACCAGTGGAGCACGCGCTTCATCGACCCGGGCGTCGCGTGTGAGTCCTGCCACGGCCCCGGCGCGCGCCATGCGGAGACGCAGGACCCCGCGGACATCGTCCAGCCGCGCAAGCTGGCCAAGGACGCGCAGCTCGCCGTGTGCACGCAGTGCCATGGGCCGCGCCGCACGCTCTTCCCCATGCTCGACGCGGCCCACCGCTTCCAGCCCGGCCAGCGCTACGAGGACCACTATCAGCCCATGGTGCTGATGGTGGGCGGAGAGCGCTCGGGGGACTTCTTCTCCGATGGTCGGCCCAGCACCTCCAGCTTCGAGTACCAGGCGCTCATCCAGTCGCGCTGCCACACCCAGGGCGGCGCCACCTGCCTGACGTGCCACACCGCGCCGCACGAGCCCCATGCGGCGGACGAACTCCAGAAGCCCAAGGTCAAGGCCGCGTCCGTGGGCGCCGCCACCTGCCAGGGCTGCCACGCGGACATCGTCGCCGAGGGCGCCAAGCACACGCACCACCAGGCCGCCGCCGCGCAGGACTGCATCGCGTGCCACATGCCGTCCGTCGTCTCGGGCGTGCTGGACAAGTTCGCGGACCACGCCATCGACGTGCCCGCGCCGCAGAACACCGCGCGCCACGACATCCCCAACGCGTGCGGCACCTGCCACGCGAAGCAGTCCCCCGAGTCGCTGGGCCAGTCGCTGGCGAAGTGGTGGCCCCAGGCCGAGCAGCGCCAGCAGCGCCGCCTGCGCCTCGCCGACGCGTTCGACGAGAAGGGCGCCGAGGGAAGTGCCCCCGCGCTGGAGGCCGTGCTGCGCGACACCTCGGAGGCGCCCTCGCTGCGAGGCGCCGCCGCGGAGCTGCTCTCGCGCCGTTTCAAGAAGGCCGCCATCCCCACCCTGCGCGCCGTGTTGAAGGACAGCACGGATGACCTCCTGCGCTGCAACCTCATCGACGGGCTGGCCAGCGTGGGCGCGAAGGAAGCGGCGGATGACCTGCTGCCGCTCTTGAACGACCGCTCGCTGTGGGTGCGGCAGACGGCGGCCATCACCCTGGGCAGCTTCGGCGACGTGCGCGCCTTGCCCGCGCTCCAGGCGCTGGCGACGCAGCCCGAGACGAGCGGGCTCGTGCAGCCCCACGTCCTGCTCGGCCAGCTCGCCATCCGTCGGCGCGACGCGGCCACCGCCACGCGCGAGTTCGAGCGGGCGCTGGACCTCCAGCCCTACAACGCGGAGGTGCTGGTGCGCCTGGCGGACCTGTACGTCGTCCAGGGAAACCCCACGCACGGCAAGGAGCTGCTGGAAGAGGCGCTGCGGTTCGATCCGCAGAGCCGCGGCGCCAAGCAGCGCCTGTCCATGCTCCAGTCGGGCCGCTGA
- a CDS encoding alpha/beta fold hydrolase translates to MPMLSVNGTTLYYEDTGGTGEPVVFSHGLLWSTRLFDPQVEALRSRYRCIAYDHRGQGQSAVPATDVIDMETVYADAVALIEQLGVGPCHFVGLSMGGFVGMRLASRRPDLLRSLTLLETSADIEPPENAPRYKLLNLIARFVGLRPVAGVVMRIMFGRTFLTAPEREADRALWRSRLVGNRCDIWRAVNGVIYRAGVLDELARIRVPTLVVVGEEDMATVPAKAEAIHAGIAGSRLVRLPRGGHSSTVEEPALVNAVLLPFLDGQGARAGASAV, encoded by the coding sequence ATGCCGATGCTGTCTGTGAATGGGACCACGCTCTACTACGAGGACACCGGGGGCACGGGCGAGCCCGTCGTCTTCAGCCACGGCCTGTTGTGGAGCACGCGGCTGTTTGATCCGCAGGTGGAGGCGCTGCGCTCGCGCTACCGCTGCATCGCGTATGACCACCGTGGACAGGGCCAGAGCGCGGTGCCGGCCACGGACGTCATCGACATGGAGACCGTGTACGCGGACGCGGTGGCGCTCATCGAGCAGCTCGGCGTGGGGCCCTGCCACTTCGTCGGGCTGTCCATGGGCGGCTTCGTGGGGATGCGGTTGGCGTCGCGCCGGCCGGACCTGCTGCGCTCCCTCACGCTGCTGGAGACGAGCGCGGACATCGAGCCTCCGGAGAACGCGCCCCGCTACAAGCTGCTCAACCTCATCGCGCGCTTCGTGGGCCTGCGGCCCGTGGCCGGCGTGGTGATGCGCATCATGTTCGGCCGCACGTTCCTCACCGCGCCGGAGCGCGAGGCGGACCGCGCGCTGTGGCGCTCGCGGCTCGTGGGCAACCGCTGCGACATCTGGCGCGCCGTCAACGGCGTCATCTATCGCGCGGGTGTGCTGGATGAACTCGCGCGCATCCGCGTGCCCACGCTGGTTGTCGTGGGCGAGGAGGACATGGCCACCGTGCCGGCGAAGGCTGAAGCCATTCACGCGGGCATCGCGGGCTCGCGGTTGGTGCGACTGCCGCGTGGTGGACACTCCTCCACGGTGGAGGAGCCCGCGCTCGTGAACGCGGTGCTGCTTCCCTTCCTGGACGGGCAGGGCGCGCGGGCGGGCGCGTCGGCCGTGTGA
- a CDS encoding TolC family protein has protein sequence MTPLLLAAWLSRAGLIVALPPPVTPGPERPVQSSAQTVPPSEPARPPGPPHTPSPEDVPEVPPPFKPQVSDPLLTPVPPAPLQVKTWSEALDLLRQRSTDLRGALAQVEVAAGQWRIALANLLPTINGTIATQLPKDSSLIGGGISGGISGGGSGVEGSNTGAKRPTQPLVVGLLTGSMPLVDMASIYGVGTAKESRRTATLSLAETKRQLTLGLAQALVAASSAERLAEVNRVNLRTALERESLAQRRFDLGAGTRLDVVRVAQDTEIARTAVVTGDEDLRKARESLGLVLGIAAQVGPANGVGLEQLLDQNHHDCRALSDVNERTDLEVARSRLKVAERAVTGVKWKYAPTLDLSATAVAITVDPGFAEVPAWGVGVSLNLPFWDGGAREGSLRQTRAQAEQARQDVVSQERSVSVEVVRARRQVEVAKSTRDIAARERALAEESDRLTRRSFEVGTGTSLELVQSAGDLRRAELELVVREFQYQQAQVDAFLAEAACDW, from the coding sequence ATGACGCCCCTCCTGCTCGCAGCCTGGCTGTCGCGCGCTGGACTCATTGTCGCGCTGCCGCCCCCGGTCACCCCGGGCCCCGAGCGCCCGGTGCAGTCCTCCGCCCAGACGGTGCCGCCCTCGGAGCCCGCGCGCCCGCCCGGGCCACCTCACACGCCCTCGCCCGAGGACGTGCCGGAGGTCCCGCCGCCCTTCAAACCCCAGGTGTCGGATCCGCTGCTGACACCGGTGCCCCCCGCGCCCCTCCAGGTGAAGACCTGGAGCGAGGCGTTGGATTTGTTACGCCAGCGCTCCACGGACCTGCGCGGCGCGCTGGCGCAAGTGGAGGTGGCCGCGGGCCAGTGGCGCATCGCGCTCGCCAACCTGCTGCCCACCATCAACGGCACCATCGCCACGCAGCTCCCCAAGGACTCCAGCCTGATTGGCGGCGGCATCAGCGGCGGCATCAGCGGGGGCGGCAGCGGCGTGGAGGGCTCGAACACCGGCGCCAAGCGCCCCACCCAGCCGCTCGTGGTGGGGCTGCTCACCGGCTCCATGCCGCTGGTGGACATGGCGAGCATCTACGGCGTGGGCACCGCGAAGGAGTCGCGCCGCACCGCCACGCTGTCCCTCGCGGAGACGAAGCGGCAGCTCACGCTGGGACTCGCCCAGGCGCTGGTGGCGGCCTCGTCCGCCGAGCGGCTGGCGGAGGTGAACCGCGTCAACCTGCGCACGGCGCTGGAGCGGGAGTCGCTGGCGCAGCGCCGCTTCGACCTGGGCGCCGGCACGCGGCTGGACGTGGTGCGCGTGGCGCAGGACACGGAGATCGCCCGCACGGCGGTGGTGACGGGGGACGAGGACCTGCGCAAGGCGCGCGAGTCGCTCGGGCTGGTGCTGGGCATCGCCGCGCAAGTGGGCCCGGCCAACGGCGTGGGGCTGGAGCAACTGCTGGACCAGAACCACCACGACTGTCGGGCCCTGAGTGACGTGAACGAGCGCACGGACCTCGAGGTGGCGCGCTCGCGCCTCAAGGTGGCCGAGCGCGCGGTGACGGGAGTGAAGTGGAAGTACGCGCCCACGCTGGACCTGTCCGCCACGGCGGTGGCCATCACCGTGGACCCGGGCTTCGCGGAGGTGCCGGCCTGGGGCGTGGGCGTGTCCCTCAACCTCCCCTTCTGGGATGGCGGCGCGCGCGAGGGCAGCCTGCGGCAGACGCGCGCGCAAGCGGAGCAGGCGCGCCAGGACGTGGTGTCCCAGGAGCGCTCGGTCTCGGTGGAGGTGGTGCGGGCGCGCCGCCAGGTGGAGGTGGCGAAGTCCACGCGCGACATCGCGGCCCGCGAGCGCGCCCTGGCGGAAGAGAGCGACCGGCTCACCCGCCGCAGCTTCGAGGTGGGCACGGGGACGAGCCTCGAGCTGGTGCAGTCCGCCGGAGACCTGCGACGCGCCGAGCTGGAGCTGGTGGTGCGCGAGTTCCAGTACCAGCAAGCACAAGTGGACGCGTTCCTCGCGGAGGCAGCATGCGATTGGTGA